The genomic region agttaaaatggtaagtttatgttatatatatatttaccacaaattaaaaaacatactGGATACACAggaaacagaatagaatatataacacatatatgtgCAAAAACACGTGccaaatattattaatattgcaAGAACACATACCAatgaattattagaattaataagacAGAATAACTCAAATTCAACAATGCAATGCAGTTTCCACCAATACCTTACCAGTATCTTTTTGTGAaacttgacaagctgatcctaagaTTTGTATAGAACTGCAAAGGGTTAAAAATAACTAACAcacttttgaagaaaaacaaggtGAAATTATCTGATTTATTAGATATTAAGATTTACAAAATTATCATAATTATGATAGAGAGGCATTGTGGCTAAGCTAGCATATGCAATGACAGGCCAATGGAATGTAATAGCCAGCAAGAGGTCTAAGTATACACAGTTGATTTACAATAAAAATGGCACAGGAGAGCAGTGGAGAAAGTATGGTCTTTTCAATAAttaatgctgggaaaactggacagtcacataGAAAAAGATGAAACTTAGTTACGACctaactatatacatatacacatatgatgTAAATTCCATATCTGTGTCtgtaacataaaataattaaggTTTGGGAGGAAATATATGGGAGACCTCTCCCATATGTTATATTGTCATaataaacaggaaacaaaataaaaaagtaaaatattggtAAGTTTAACTGTATTAAAATGTAGACTCTTTCCTCCCTGTGCACACTAACCCTGGACTAGTCCCAAATCTTGTCTCAATCCCTACCAGTTCCCGCTTTGCAAGACCCATCTTAAAGTAACCCCAAGTCTCTAAAGATACCCCCTACCCCTCACAACATTCCCCTTTTGAATTCTCTCCAAGATTTTGTCAACTTGCTCTTGTTTGCTGCAGGCTTAGAAACTCAGCTTTGTTTGATGAGGAGGTTTCTGTGATGGTCTCTGTGAAGGAATAAAAAACCTACAGTCTTTATCTTTTTGAGATACATACTGAAATCTTGACAGACAACATGATATAATTTGTGAGATCTGctccaaaattaatttaaaaaaatagagaaagtagaTAGGAATAGTTAAGACTGGTCAAATTGTGCACACTGGGTGATGGGAGTTCACTAGACTATTCTAATTTTGCACGTTTTAAATtcactataatatttttaaaaagttgtttttccttttctagttcttaAGAGGAGATGTTCACTAAGGTCACAAAGAAGTTACACTGACTGTGAATGCCAGGCTCACATTCAGGAAGCATCTAGCCAGACATAACCTTATGCTGGATTTTGCAGGTCTGCCATGAATGGAAGGCAGGGAAGAGCAAAGTGGTTGCAGatttgaaatacttattttgaatCTTCTCCTACTACCTCGTAATGTAGACCTAAGAGCAGATGCAACGAACTTAAATTTGACATTTAAATCTTGATTAggacaaacaaaaaagggggtAGGGAATATTCTCCGTGCTTTCTTTATTCAGATTGTGAAATTGTGCTCTCATCAGCTAGATTCTTAGTTGTGCTTAGAATATGCTCCCTCCTACAATCTATTCTGGAAAAATGAAGCCTCTTATTCCTTCTTAGAATCCTGGCTCCTTAAGTCGGCAGTTATTAGGATCCCACACACATGCAGAGTCATGCCCAATTTGAGGGTCTGAGTAGCTAGTCATATAAGTTGACTTTTCTGTGCATTTGTATCCAGGAGGATCCAGCTCAGGTTGATGTCCTGGGAATGAGTGAGGCTCTCGCTTAAAtcctgagggaagagaaaagagaaggaaggtcaAGTGGAATCAGTCAACAACGAGGAGCCTTAGTAATTGGCTTCACtcttatttctgagagaaggaAGTCTAGGGAGTCCTGTCAGAactgacaaaagaaagaaatcattcactcagtcattcaCTTCTTCACTCACTCAGTTTACTTTCATCAGAGTTTCTTCTACGTTCCAGGCCCTGAGTTAGGTCCTGAGAATACAAGGATTGTAAAGAATAGTCCACCTACTATGTGTTGAAAGTGGCATTTTGTTGTTACAGCTTGTATCATATGTTGTTTCAAAGTAGTGtccaaactggaaagaaaaggTAATCAATTAAAAATACAGGAGTCTACACCTAATACTGGGAAATAAAGGACACAATGACATGAATCCTAATGGGGTCTATTATATTTTGGATTGACTAGAGGTCTATATGTTGTCAGTCTACATTCTACTAACTTTCATGTCTTTTATGGGTTTGTGTGTTTAGGAAAGATTCCAGGGCAAGATGCAGATAAATGAAATGCAGGTAGACAGCCTGAGTCAGAAGACACATATTTATGTTGATGAATAAAGTCAAAGAGAATCAAGAGAAAAAGAGTACCCcttcttttattactttaatattCTACTTCATAGTAAAATATGATAGGAGTTCCAGCTGAAGACTGCTATCCACTCCCAACCACCTCAATGAACAGAGAAGCCTCAGAGATCTCAGCAAGGAAGTTACCAGATTCCTACCTCTAAAATGGCCACTGGTATTTCTTTTGTTAACGGAAGGAAACAGGGGAAGCTTAGATTACCTGGGAAGGCAAAGGTTTGGGTTGCACGATATTCCTTAGGTCATATCTTTCCTGGTTCCAGTTGCCCATCAGGGTACGGTTTGAATAGGTATTCTCATTAGTGGTACATCTCCATCCATACTGGAAAAACTTGGACATACTATTCCAATCTGTCCACACTTCAGCATGGCCGTCTGCATTAATGATGCTGCCATAGTGTGGGTTTGCAAAGAAATAGGCAAGGGCTTGTCTCtgggaaaaggcaaaaacagaaaagatagtTGCATAAACTAGGGCACAGAAAAGGCATTCATCCCTTTCTCACCTACAGCCAAGCATAACATAAGCACACCTTACTAAGGATCTGTGCTCTTCTCCCAATTTAGTTgtggttctgtttctttccttcctggtcCATGAATCCTTTGACCTACCTTTTCAATCAAAAGTAACAGAGGGCTATGTATATTGAATGGCACCCTCAAAAGAGGAAAACCTTCAGTATCCCAATATATATGGAAAACTAGGTAAATGTTCAGGAGATTTTGAGATGTAAGAGTTTAAGGACAGAGAATAGTGCTATAGTCAAAGAGAACAGGCAGAAGTGAGAGTTAGAAAACTAGGTAACACAACAAATGTTCAATAAGTGATAGCTTCCTTCTTTCTGGACTCAGGCCAAATGCCACTTCTTCCATGATGTCTTTCCTCAAGTtaacttctctctcctttgtttcaCACACAATGATATCCTCATATCTTTAACTTTCTACCGTATTTTAGTGTTCTTCAAATGTGTGTTGAAGTTTGTGTTGAATATCCTATGCTAAACCGTGTACATCCCTTGAGGACAAGACCTGTATCTTATTATCACACCCTCTCCCTTCACACCTGCCCTCCCAGTCAACAGTGCTTTGCACATATCAGATGACTAATGTCtgaatttcaattttttgtgAGGAAGCAAAAGCCtagccatttttattttgggcCAAAAGGTGACTGTGGTCCCTTGACTTGGGGGTAAGACAGTACCTTCGCTGAAGACCATTTTGATGTTGAGTGGCTTGTGTTGTTTGAAGATTTCATAGGACAGTGATAGAAAATCTTATTCAGCTCTTCCATTTTTTTGAAGGAAGAGATATCACCAAACCCGGCACTTCCCATTCTCCAAGCAACGAAAGAATGTAGGTCATCCAGATCACCATGGCCAGGAAGCCATGATTTTGGAGTTACAATCCACCGAGCCACTTTTCCACAAGTAGGGGCAAAGCCAATACTGCAACTTTGAAGGTAGTTGCCCTCACACTACGTGCCTTTGTGAAGATAGATGCATGCACTGATGTCAACAAACAGCATGGTGACTAAAGAGTAGTTGGTCCCACAAAGTCTGACAAGCCTAGTATTCAGACTGTAGACCAAGGTGACACTGTCCTTGGGGCCATAAGGACAGACATCACCATCCACTCAGTTGTCTAGGCCCCAAACCTGAGGCTTATCTTTGACTGATTCCTCTTTCAAGCCCTTACATCCACTCAGTACCTAAGtcttaactgattttttaatcAGTTCACTTCCATCCCCACTGCCAAGTTCCAGTTTAGATCACTACCAGTTCTTGTCACCATTATTGCTATAGTTGCCTATTTGATGTCCTTGCCGTCAGCCTTGGTCTTCTCCAATCCTTTCTCCACAGGAACGAAGAATGTGTGAAAATGAAAGTCTTATTGTGTCCTCTTCctatttaaaatctttcagtGGCTGGCCACTGTTTTCGGAATAAGATTCAGGCTGTTAAAATGGCTTACGATGTTCTATATGACCTGGCCCCTGCTTAACCCTTCAGTCTCACCtgctactcactctctctccaactACATTTCAGCCAAACTCAACTAATGTGTTTCTCTATCACATCTCTATCTTTTCCATATAttgttccttctgtctcttcACTTCTCTTTATCCAGGTCAGGTGCACTTCCCCCTTAGCTTTCAACTCAAATTCACTTCCTTTAGGGTATCTTTCCACTTCATCCCAGAACTCGGTAAGGTTCTAAAACCTTCGGTGACTCCACTCATAGCATCGCTTCCCGCTGTAGCAGAATTGCCTCTTTTGCCGTGCAGTCTCCGCCAGACTACAAGCTCCGTGAAATCATAGGCCACACCTTATTCACCCATGTGTTTAGCCTCCATCAAGGTC from Panthera uncia isolate 11264 chromosome D1, Puncia_PCG_1.0, whole genome shotgun sequence harbors:
- the CFAP68 gene encoding UPF0686 protein C11orf1 homolog isoform X2, whose protein sequence is MAAAHSLCCSGFLQRQALAYFFANPHYGSIINADGHAEVWTDWNSMSKFFQYGWRCTTNENTYSNRTLMGNWNQERYDLRNIVQPKPLPSQFGHYFETTYDTSCNNKMPLSTHRFKREPHSFPGHQPELDPPGYKCTEKSTYMTSYSDPQIGHDSACVWDPNNCRLKEPGF
- the CFAP68 gene encoding UPF0686 protein C11orf1 homolog isoform X1, translating into MGSAGFGDISSFKKMEELNKIFYHCPMKSSNNTSHSTSKWSSAKRQALAYFFANPHYGSIINADGHAEVWTDWNSMSKFFQYGWRCTTNENTYSNRTLMGNWNQERYDLRNIVQPKPLPSQFGHYFETTYDTSCNNKMPLSTHRFKREPHSFPGHQPELDPPGYKCTEKSTYMTSYSDPQIGHDSACVWDPNNCRLKEPGF